One part of the Pecten maximus chromosome 1, xPecMax1.1, whole genome shotgun sequence genome encodes these proteins:
- the LOC117336926 gene encoding carboxylesterase 1D-like produces the protein MERSVLMYLFLSAFVCDGLCSNYRTVRTPSGPVKGIGIPYNGDMVFQYRNIPYAEPPVGDLRLQKPVPHRTWTDVLDATTFGPSCIQDVARIKSLIPKLPNSNFSEDCLQLNVYTPNIVSTSQNRKSVMIWVHGGAFMLGQATYYDASNLVSKGDVIVVTVNYRLGALGFFSTGDDAARGNFGLWDQRLAFQWVKDNIASFGGDPDTMTIFGQSAGAFSVGIHATIPLNRGLFTRVISESGGQGSKISVRQDADLITFEYGRKINCITGADNHIDMPTLVQCLRRKTTDEIMDAQTNLNSSLYGGDYGIEFMPVVDGTLIKALPDVLISNSTSEEYKFFRSLDIIYGTCSSEGLVATIIAYGLQKKYGFNATLEIPTIVLRDEFAPTISRYYYNSNEHVSRAIYDKYTSKDALTQSKNMIDLFTDYVFLASTVKALNLHSSTGLATGGNTFQYIFSAHGVLKGYVPPVYLEGAWHGAELPFLFGLDGQGVVGNKTADINAVANTVITYWTNFAKHGNPNSHGLPDWPVYNPVTAEYLNINTIMSTGSHVAEDRMRLWNWYIPSLLKLQTSALIGK, from the exons ATGGAACGTAGCGTTCTGATGTATCTGTTCCTTTCGGCTTTTGTGTGCGATGGTTTATGTTCCAACTATAGAACAGTGCGAACTCCGTCAGGACCCGTCAAAGGAATTGGTATACCTTATAATGGTGATATGGTGTTTCAATACCGTAATATCCCATATGCTGAACCTCCAGTAGGTGATTTGAGACTACAGAAGCCGGTACCACACCGAACATGGACAGACGTTTTGGATGCGACAACATTCGGTCCTTCCTGTATTCAAGATGTTGCCCGAATAAAAAGTTTAATACCGAAACTGCCGAATTCTAATTTTTCTGAAGACTGTTTGCAACTCAATGTGTATACACCAAACATTGTTTCAACATCACAAAACAGAAAGAGCGTCATGATATGGGTCCATGGAGGAGCCTTCATGTTAGGACAAGCCACGTATTATGATGCATCTAATCTTGTATCCAAGGGAGACGTCATAGTTGTCACAGTGAATTATCGTCTTGGAGCGCTTGGATTTTTCAGTACAGGTGACGATGCGGCAAGAGGGAACTTTGGTCTTTGGGATCAAAGACTAGCATTCCAATGGGTGAAAGATAACATCGCATCCTTTGGTGGCGATCCTGACACGATGACCATATTTGGACAATCTGCTGGGGCCTTTAGTGTTGGTATCCACGCAACGATACCTCTGAACAGAGGATTATTTACACGGGTGATTTCTGAAAGTGGAGGACAAGGTTCAAAAATATCAGTCCGACAAGATGCAGATCTCATCACATTCGAATACGGTCGAAAGATCAACTGTATTACAGGGGCAGATAATCACATTGATATGCCGACACTCGTTCAATGCCTTAGGAGGAAAACTACTGATGAAATAATGGATGCTCAAACAAATCTGAACTCTTCTTTGTATGGAGGTGATTATGGCATCGAATTCATGCCAGTTGTTGATGGAACTCTGATAAAAGCCTTGCCtgatgttttaatttcaaattcaacATCTGAAGAATACAAATTCTTCCGGTCtttagacattatatatggcACATGTAGCAGTGAAGGTTTGGTTGCAACTATTATCGCCTACGGCCTTCAGAAGAAATACGGATTCAATGCAACGCTTGAAATACCTACTATTGTTTTACGTGACGAGTTTGCACCAACAATTTCTCGCTATTACTATAACAGCAATGAACACGTGTCCCGCGCTATCTATGACAAATACACTAGCAAGGATGCACTTACACAGAGCAAAAATATGATAGATTTGTTCACCGACTATGTATTTCTTGCTTCGACAGTAAAAGCACTGAACTTACATTCATCAACCGGTCTTGCCACAGGAGGAAACACTTTCCAGTACATATTTTCAGCACATGGTGTTTTGAAAGGGTATGTTCCTCCTGTCTACTTGGAAGGAGCATGGCATGGGGCCGAACTTCCGTTCTTGTTTGGTCTAGATGGTCAAGGAGTTGTTGGGAACAAAACTGCAGATATCAACGCTGTAGCAAACACAGTGATTACATATTGGACAAACTTCGCCAAACACGG GAATCCGAATAGCCACGGACTTCCTGATTGGCCTGTGTATAATCCGGTGACAGCTGAGTATCTGAACATCAACACAATAATGTCAACAGGAAGTCACGTGGCCGAGGACAGAATGAGGCTATGGAACTGGTACATCCCGTCACTGCTAAAGCTTCAAACGAGCGCTTTAATAGGAAAATAA
- the LOC117336936 gene encoding cholinesterase-like yields MMRQGVVYTVLVFTVLVVKITGQNTKVIATASGQLQGLVTLANGSTVYQFRNIPYAKPPIGELQFAKPVEYGSWTGIRNATAYGPACIQDVPKGKNQSISEDCLSLNVYVPVSTVGRRTVMVWIHGGGYIKGDAAMFDGSYLALRGDVVVVTINYRLGVFGFLSTNNTVLPGNNGLWDQQLALKWIKSNIKAFGGDSDSVTIFGESAGGFSVGIQSIIPQNKGLFHRAIAQSGAAPSFVSIVHQPLIFTGSFGERIGCHFNYTNSPMFLKCLKTKTVEELLKAQINASAPVSVAPFTFGPVISPVVDRDLLPDVPSALLKNKSSEAYKFFRSLDFMAGNVNKEGSILINKYLRNFSQIFHFDPEMGVPNYVVCDVLAPAAVSAFFKNIVKNKTIEKEICDKYKDNDLGEEGNKMGDLFGDAFFVVPSVIALDVHSNGNNETNTFQYIFNRRNPAMKGNGPYPQWFVGTPHASDNVFLFGIQQLAQRIHVSDEDLDLSTHMQQSWANFAKTGKPSAGGSTIWPIL; encoded by the exons ATGATGCGACAAGGTGTGGTATATACAGTCTTGGTTTTTACGGTTCTGGTGGTTAAAATTACCGGACAAAACACGAAAGTCATCGCGACTGCCTCTGGACAACTGCAAGGGCTCGTGACTTTAGCAAATGGCTCGACCGTTTACCAGTTCAGGAATATCCCATACGCAAAACCGCCTATAGGTGAACTTCAGTTCGCAAAGCCAGTCGAATATGGCTCTTGGACCGGCATCCGTAACGCAACGGCCTATGGTCCAGCATGTATTCAAGATGTCCCCAAGGGTAAAAACCAGAGCATTTCCGAAGATTGTTTGTCATTAAATGTCTACGTTCCTGTGAGCACGGTTGGTAGAAGGACGGTTATGGTTTGGATACACGGTGGAGGGTACATCAAAGGGGACGCCGCCATGTTTGATGGATCATATCTCGCTTTACGTGGTGACGTGGTGGTCGTTACAATAAATTATCGTTTGGGGGTCTTTGGCTTCCTCAGTACCAATAACACTGTTTTACCTGGCAACAATGGCCTCTGGGATCAGCAGTTAGCACTGAAGTGGATAAAATCTAATATCAAAGCTTTCGGAGGCGATTCGGATTCCGTGACAATATTTGGTGAATCTGCCGGTGGGTTTAGTGTTGGAATTCAATCAATTATTCCCCAAAATAAAGGATTATTCCACAGAGCTATTGCTCAAAGTGGCGCAGCGCCCTCTTTCGTCAGCATTGTTCATCAGCCTTTGATATTCACTGGTTCGTTTGGGGAACGAATCGGGTGTCATTTCAATTATACAAACTCGCCGATGTTTTTAAAATGCTTGAAAACCAAAACCGTTGAAGAACTCCTCAAAGCCCAAATAAACGCCTCGGCCCCTGTCTCAGTAGCGCCATTTACGTTTGGGCCTGTTATTTCTCCTGTTGTCGACAGGGATCTGCTACCGGATGTTCCATCGGCCCTCCTGAAGAACAAATCATCGGAAGCATACAAATTCTTCCGGTCTCTAGACTTCATGGCGGGAAACGTTAACAAAGAAGGCTCAATTCTCATTAACAAATATCTTCGTAATTTCTCGCAGATTTTCCATTTCGACCCGGAAATGGGAGTCCCAAATTATGTTGTGTGTGACGTCTTGGCTCCTGCAGCTGTTAGCGCATTCTTCAAAAATATTGTTAAGAACAAAACgattgaaaaagaaatatgtgACAAATATAAAGACAATGATCTTGGGGAGGAAGGAAACAAAATGGGAGATCTATTTGGTGACGCTTTTTTCGTGGTCCCATCTGTAATAGCTCTCGATGTCCATTCTAATGGAAACAACGAAACCAATACATTCCAGTATATTTTCAACCGACGCAATCCTGCCATGAAGGGAAATGGTCCATATCCACAGTGGTTTGTGGGAACACCCCACGCGTCGGATAACGTGTTTCTCTTTGGGATTCAGCAACTGGCACAGCGAATTCACGTCTCTGATGAAGATTTGGATCTATCTACGCATATGCAACAATCTTGGGCCAATTTTGCTAAAACTGG AAAACCTTCTGCTGGTGGTTCTACGATTTGGCCGATATTATGA
- the LOC117316180 gene encoding neuroligin-4, Y-linked-like: protein MLGKILACGNGTEVVDTKLLVHCINKTSADDILAAQEAMSWHRRDRARYELMFGAVVDDDLFTHHPEELLNDKTSASFQLFRSVDFLAGGTDKEGSMFYDIFSGMLSEMFNISPAGGFPAEIVCEFLIPGLVKDLFPNCLHKRVLEQAICHKYHGNDDRSRASKMLDLYGDVLFIIPVVKWLGAHSKENSMTSSYQYIFSRHYTSKMDSTLPEWFHGTPHTAEKPLLFQGIHEPNNVLNGIEDLTLSKKIITFWTNFAKYG from the coding sequence ATGCTCGGCAAAATATTGGCCTGTGGGAATGGCACCGAAGTAGTTGACACAAAACTATTGGTGCATTGTATAAACAAAACCTCAGCAGACGACATCTTGGCAGCTCAAGAGGCTATGTCGTGGCATCGGAGGGACAGGGCACGCTATGAACTGATGTTTGGGGCAGTGGTGGATGACGATCTCTTTACACATCATCCCGAGGAATTACTAAATGACAAAACGTCTGCCTCATTCCAGCTTTTCCGATCTGTAGATTTTCTCGCAGGCGGGACAGACAAGGAGGGATCCATGTTCTACGACATTTTCTCTGGAATGTTGTCGGAAATGTTCAATATTAGCCCTGCGGGTGGCTTTCCAGCAGAAATTGTGTGTGAATTCTTGATCCCTGGTTTAGTAAAAGATTTGTTTCCAAATTGTTTGCATAAACGGGTTCTAGAGCAAGCAATTTGTCATAAGTATCATGGAAATGATGACCGTTCGCGTGCAAGTAAAATGCTTGATTTATACGGGGATGTCTTGTTCATCATTCCTGTTGTCAAATGGCTTGGTGCACACTCCAAGGAAAATTCAATGACGTCTAGCTACCAATACATATTTTCACGACATTATACTTCCAAGATGGACTCAACATTACCTGAATGGTTCCATGGCACCCCTCACACGGCCGAAAAACCACTCCTGTTCCAAGGGATCCATGAACCCAACAACGTTTTGAATGGTATAGAAGATTTAACACTATCTAAGAAGATTATAACATTTTGGACTAACTTCGCAAAATACGGGTGA